A stretch of the Nematostella vectensis chromosome 1, jaNemVect1.1, whole genome shotgun sequence genome encodes the following:
- the LOC5501657 gene encoding N-acetyl-beta-glucosaminyl-glycoprotein 4-beta-N-acetylgalactosaminyltransferase 1, whose product MSSLKQQVQQDHFQLAHINYIVDVPFVGAIEVHHWREVCVKSISSLVQFPQYPLYPNLQQTVTLSETFSLRFKGKNSGHRVSGHIIPLSNGFYRFGVESIAPWQLWIGTSENPKSSRKVSEKTTTTRELQITDEMLLAGGKKYYYEILHVMGDVIQNDTLSLKCYVIGLKYIKPILILPPMIRDPAVVKEFLNSSPTSDLTPTEELLGNPNNTKSALNYTVDLEHLDSIALETVFSNCSYYPSYQQKRDYKKYEGATRGTYFTKTYPKDGSWISDCPAWRGSYCLGNDVIDQRVVDEIIEMFMKSLEKAYPSKYSLEKIIGIEEKEDKQRGSRYLLELVLIDNPTKSKLRVLNYFFKFKNKSTLCIPARLALRMDTVINIVLTVSAQKVWILHFIRDLAQVIRDSNDQNVNVIIAYYGNDPASLEYELKKKDIKNFTVIPLTGRFQKTYAIQKAVSSVRDKDSIVFLLDLHLRMPSNILESVRKHTIQGVLAYSPIVFRLSECAGPGTREHPSKGFFQKDGFGIFSIYKSDWDAFGGMNVKDFKHSWGGEDWDMADRVLNSGIEIERLMLPGFYHFYHTHSGMWDQP is encoded by the exons ATGTCAAGCCTGAAGCAACAAGTTCAACAAGATCATTTTCAACTAGCTCATATCAACTACATAGTTGATGTTCCATTTGTTGGAGCGATCGAAGTTCACCACTGGCGTGAAGTGTGTGTAAAGTCCATCAGCAGCCTGGTACAATTCCCTCAATATCCGCTGTATCCAAATCTCCAACAAACAGTCACCTTATCAGAAACATTCTCTTTAAGATTTAAGGGGAAAAACTCTGGGCATAGAGTGTCCGGACACATAATTCCCTTGTCCAATGGATTTTACAGATTTGGCGTCGAATCAATAGCACCATGGCAGTTATGGATCGGTACGAGCGAAAACCCCAAATCCTCACGAAaagtttcagaaaagacaacTACCACTAGAGAATTACAAATAACCGACGAGATGCTTCTGGCTGGTGGGAAAAAATACTATTATGAGATTCTTCACGTCATGGGCGACGTTATTCAAAATGATACCCTTTCCCTGAAATGTTATGTTATCGGATTAAAATATATTAAGCCGATATTGATTCTACCACCAATGATCAGAGATCCAGCCGTGGTGAAGGAATTTCTAAACTCTTCCCCAACGTCAGACCTTACACCAACAGAAGAGCTTCTCGGAAATCCAAACAACACAAAGTCTGCTTTAAACTATACGGTAGATCTGGAACATTTAGATAGTATTGCTCTGGAAACTGTGTTTAGCAATTGCTCGTATTACCCGAGTTATCAACAAAAAAGAGATTATAAAAAGTATGAAGGGGCTACAAGAGGGACATACTTTACGAAAACCTACCCCAAGGACGGTAGCTGGATAAGTGATTGTCCAGCCTGGCGAGGTAGTTACTGTTTGGGTAATGATGTGATAGACCAACGAGTAGTTGATGAAATCATTGAAATGTTCATGAAGTCGCTGGAGAAGGCATATCCCAG CAAGTATTCATTGGAGAAAATTATTGGCATTGAAGAAAAAGAGGACAAGCAACGTGGAAGTCGCTACCTTTTAGAACTAGTTCTAATAGATAACCCGACGAAATCAAAACTCCGAGTACTCAATTACTTTTTCAAGTTTAAGAACAAAAGCACACTGTGCATACCTGCTCGCTTGGCTCTCAGAATGGACACCGTTATCAACATCGTCCTTACGGTCAGCGCGCAGAAAGTGTGGATTCTACATTTTATTCGTGATCTTGCGCAAGTGATTAGAGACTCGAATGATCAAAATGTAAACGTTATAATAGCATATTATGGAAATGATCCTGCAAGCTTGGAATATGAACTGAAGAA AAAAGATATAAAGAACTTTACGGTTATCCCTCTGACCGGCCGCTTCCAGAAAACGTATGCCATACAGAAAGCAGTGAGTTCCGTCCGGGATAAGGATTCCATTGTTTTTCTACTGGATCTCCATCTGCGCATGCCAAGTAACATTCTAGAGAGCGTAAGAAAG CACACGATCCAGGGAGTCTTGGCTTACTCCCCTATCGTCTTCCGGCTGTCAGAATGCGCGGGACCTGGTACGAGGGAACATCCAAGTAAAGgattttttcaaaaagatgGCTTTGGAATATTTA GTATCTACAAGTCAGACTGGGATGCGTTCGGTGGAATGAATGTGAAGGATTTCAAACACTCATGGGGTGGGGAGGACTGGGATATGGCGGACCGTGTGTTAAACAGCGGCATTGAGATCGAGAGACTCATGTTGCCTGGATTTTATCACTTCTACCACACCCACTCAGGCATGTGGGACCAACCGTAg